The genomic DNA CACAACATCCTGATTGATGGCCCGACAAAGAAGACACCTTGGTCTCACATGTCGATAACCTTTTCAGAGGAGGATATGAGCCTCAATAGCTACCCCCACACCGATGTAATGGTCATCGAAGCCAACAttcaaggttggaccttggaaaAATACCGGTCGACACTGGCAGCTCCGCCGACATAATTTTCTCAAGCACCTTCGACAGAATGAACATTGATAGAAACCTCCTCCAGCCAGCCGAAATTTCGTTAATTGGATTCGAAGGGAAAAGGGTCGAGGCCCTCGGAAAAATTTCACTCCTTGTATCCTTCGGTGACATCACCAATCCAAGAACAGAACACATCACCTTCGACGTTGTCGAGATGAACTATCCCTATCTAGCCATCTTCGGACGAGGGCTCATAAACAAATTTGAAGCAGTCGTGCACCAATTGTACTTGTGCATGAAAATGCCGGCTTCAAGAGGCATTATCACTGTGCGCGGCAATCAGCAGCTCGCTAGGGACATAGAGCGAGGAGTAGCTCCGGGGCAAAGAAGCGTACATGTCCTCGAATCTCAAAAGCCCAGTAAAAAGAAAGTAACCTTCGACGAAGGCTGTGAAGTCAAAAGAATACCCCTTGACAAGCACCTCCCGGATAAAGTTGTAACGATAAGTGCAACATTatccgaagaagaagaaaaagaactaCTCAACTTCCTGAACAAAAACAAGGACGTGTTTGCATGGTCAGCCAATGACCTTTGTGAAGTCAGCAGAGATATAGTTGAGCACTGTCTCGACATCAGATCCGGTGTAAAGCCAAAAAAAGCAAAAAACCACGAAAGATGTCCGATGAAAAGGTTGCCGCCGTCAAGGCGGAGGTACAACGCTTGCTGGATGCGAAGGTCATCCGCAAAGTTAAGTACCCAACTTGACTCGCGAATACAGTGCCCGTCAAGAAAAAAATGGcaaatggagaatgtgcatagATTTCACCGACCTAAACAAAGCCTGCCCGAAAGACGATTTTTCCCTCCCACGAATTGACAAAATCGTTGATGATGCCGCAAATAGCCAGCTGATGTCACTCTTGGACTGTTTCTCTGGGTATCACCAAATTCGGATGAGATCGGAAGACGAGGAGAAAACAAGTTTTATAACCCCCTTCGGCACTTACTGCTTCGTAAGAATGCCCGAAGGTCTAAAAAATGCCGGCCAGTCATATTCACGAATGACCTCCAAAGTTCTGGAATCACAGTTGAAAAGAAACATACTagcctatgtcgatgacatcgtcgtcATCAGGGCAGCAAGACAAGATCACATATCAGATCTTGTAGAAACTTTAGCGAACCTTCGGAAAGCAAACCTGAGTCTTAACCCTGAAAAATGTGTGTTTGGGGTCCACAAAGGATGCCTGGTCTCAACCAAAggcatcgaagccaacccaGACAAAATTGCAGCCCTCAGCAACATGGAAGAACCACAGTCAATAAGGGACGTGCAAAACTCACGGGCAGAATCGCTGCCCTGAATAGATTTATCCCACGCTCAGCCGACCGAAGCTTGCCGTTCTTCAAGGTCCTCCGAAGCTCCCAGAAATTCGAATGGGGCGAGCAGCAGATAGAAGCTTTCAACTCCCTCAAGCAATACTTGCAGAGCATGACCAAACTAACCTCCCCAGACCCAAAGGAGGTACTCTTGCTTTACAATTCGGCCTCTCAGAAAGCTGTTAGTGCCGCATTAGTGATCGAAAGAAAGACAGATGGCACTCATAAACAGTACCCAGTGTACTTCGCATCCGAAGCTCTGGCCGGGTTCAAGCTACACTACTCAGAACTTGAAAAGATAGCCTATGCAGTTATCATGGCCTCCCGCAAGCTTCGCCACTATTTCGAAGCTCACAGAATTATAGCCATCTCCGATCAACCCCTACATGACCTGCTACACAATAGAGAAGCTTCGCCAAGAATAGCAAAATGGGCTTCGGAACTATCAGAGCTGGTAGTTGACTTTGAAAAGAGAACAACAATCAAATCCCAagtcctggctgatttcatagtaGACTGGACATCGCCCGAAGCTCaggaagaagagctcaaagaaaCATGGACAGTTCACTGTGACGGAGCCAGGCAGAACAAAGGTGTCAGCATTGCAGCTGCCGTGGGCTTTTTAGGGTACCcatagccgggtggcggaatgcacccgcctaatcccagagggggagtactcgggagagtgctaagcgattaggccgatctcgcttgggggcaagaatgcaagaacactcgggtttagagtggttcgagccgccggagcgtaataccctacatccactgtgagatgtattgctcttagtatgaatgagtctatcctctgcccagctGGGGCTTGAGTCattctctagcgggcgtcccccttttatagtgcaaggaggacgcgcacataggtgttggaccccgacagatgggcccaacaaggatgtatattttactatcaaaaagacactaatggtgctacagtggttgagaatctcttcccggatacgcttcattgcACAATAAACTCTCTGACCGAAGGGAGTCTTcacttgtcccatcggcgaggcgcccgttgaggtagtgtaggttgcggcgtagactgttgggtctaccgcgtaggccttatgatactccgttgccgagctgtcgtgtctatCTGACGTAACAGACTAACacgcgtggcgtgggcggcgccagcagttgtactgtgcgccttggtaacacgcAATCAGCAGTACAGTCTGGCAAAtgtctcctcgggctctgctgtggcagagcacacttaacgtctcccgcattgaatgcggtaggtgggcgagccTTCCCGAGGAAGCTAGGTGACGCGCGCATGCCGGCGCCTGCGgacatgtggcggctccggaccccgttaggcggggtgtctgttccctccccgctgaggggtccggatagtatatgggggtccgggacccggcgAGGGTCCGGCACtccctgggaggtccggggcccccagcGGGAGAGTatggctccggaccacaggggtccggctgctcggccgtcagggcgtagttaaggataactacgagactcttgcctagacacagcaagagggggtaccccagtcctggggtaccgacagcagCAATCTTTGAATCACCTTCGGGAGTAAAAATAAGATACGCGGCCGGTCTCAACTTCGACCAGTCGGCAACTTCGACAAACAATACAACCGAGTATGAAGCTCTTATGCTCGGACTTCGCAAAATGAAGGCACTCGGGCACCATAATTGTATCGTCAAGACAGACTCGAAGGTCATTGCAGACCATATAGAAAAAGAATCTGAATACAGGAAATCTGAGCTCATCCAGTATTTGAAAGCTGTCAGGGCAATGGAAAAATATTTTAGGGGCTTCACAATCATCCACATCCCTCGCGCCCAGAATGACGGAACCGACAGGCTCGCAAAGGCAGCGGCCAGAAAGCAACAACTTCCACCAGATGTTTTCTTCGAAAAAATCTCTACACCTTCGACCAGGCCAAAGAAGGAAAGCAGAATCAACGCAATCTTTAGCGAAGATTGGAGGGCGCCAATAATGGCGTACCTTCGGGGACACTACGAGCCCACTGATGAAGCAGAAGAAAAAAGACTCTCCCAAAGAGCAAGAGGCTACGTGATTTCACATGGCGAACTATACAAGTCAGGGGTAGTAACCCCTTGGCTAAAATGCATCCCAGTCAATCAAGGCATCGAACTTCTGAAAGAgatccacgctggcatctgcggaTCCCACATAGGCATCAGACCTCTCGCAACCAAGGCATTCAGGCAGGGTTTCTTCTGGCCATCTGCGCTGAAAGACGCAGAGAAAGTGGTCAAAACTTGCGAAGCTTGCCAAAAGCTGAGCCCAAAATCAAACAGACCTTCGAAACCCTTGCAACTGATAGCCCCCGCTTGGCCCCTCCAGCGGTGGCGAATGGACCTTGTAGGCCCTCTGCCCACAGCACAAGGAAATTACAAATACGCAGTGGTGGCCGTTGAATACTTcaccaaatgggtcgaagctaAGCCCCTGATAAACATTACCTCCGAAGCAGTTCAAAAATTTTTCTGGCAAAACATCATATGCAGGTTCGGAGTTCCAAAGGAACTCATGGTAGACAACGGCAAACAATTCGACTCATAGCTATTCAAAGAGTTCTGCTGAAGCATAggaactaaactcatgttcgccTCAGTTTACCATCCCCAATCTAACGGGACTGTGGAACGCGCCAATGGCGTTATCTTCACAAGCATAAAAAAAATGCCTTTTTGACCAGAAGAAAGGCAAATGGGTGGATGAACTACCGAAGGTTGTGTGGTCACACAACACATCCGAAACAAGAACCACCAAATTCACCCCGTTTAGGCTCCTTTACGGCGCCGAAGCTATGAGCTCAGAAGAGCTCAAGAATAAGAGTCTAAGGGCAATCTCTGCACCCGAAGGCAATGAACCTCCGGACGACTCAGACCTGATAGAGCTCGACATTTTACAAGCGGCCTCTAATCTGAATTAATACCAGAAAGAAACGACCAAATGGAGAGATAAGAAGGTGATCAAAAAGAACATCTCCGTGGGAGACTGGGTCCTCAAGCGCAACCCAAACGCAGAAAACGCAGGGAAAATGGAGCCAAAATGGGACGGTCCATACCTTGTCATCTCCAGCAAAAGGCCTGGGTCATATCACCTGGCCAACTCCGAAGGCAACGAGCTGTCACATTCATGGAATGCTGACAGTCTCAAAAAGTACTACATCTAGCCAATTGTAAAAAGGGTTGGACTGTGAATCTATAAGCAGGTCCAGACTCATTAGGAACTTATTACATTTGTTTTTCTTTGAACCTTCGGGCCGTACTCATTTCCTCACAAAAGGGGACTCCATtcaggaggtgaggtttttaatgaggcggaCCCTTTGTAAATTTCATCACTAtgaatgaaaatatttttccctATCTCCGAAGCTCTCAACAGTCGAAGCAACATTAAAATCGCAAACTTCGACCGTCGCTCGATATAAATTGCAAAACTAAGTCAGCTAGGCTCGCTTCCCTCTCGAGCCCAGCATACTTATCTAAAAGAGGCTTAAATCTTCTCCCTAAAAGGCAAGGGGCTGCCGACCAAAGgtcgaagccaaaacaccttcgccGTAAAACTTAAGTGCAATAAGCACTAAAAGGCAAGGGGCTGTCGACCTAGCGTCGAAGCCACAACACCATCGCCCTAAAACTAAGGTGCAACAAGCACTAAAAGGCAAGGGGCTGCCGACCAAAGGTCGAAGCCAAAATACATTCGCCCTAAAACTTAAGTGCAATAAGCACTAAAAGGCAAGGAGTTATCGACATAGCGTCGAAGCCACAAAACCTTCGCCCTAAAACTTAAGTGCAACAAGCACTAAAAGGCAAGGGGCTGCCGACCAAAGGTtgaagccaaaacaccttcgcccTAAAACTTAAGTGCAACAAGCACCAAAAGGCAAGGGATTGTCGACCTACCGTCGAAACCACAACACATTCGCCCTAAAAACTAAAGCACAACAACCCACAAGAACCTTCGCGCAGCTTCAATCAGCATGTGCAAGGTGGGGGGAGATGTTTTTCTCAAGTAAATTTGCCCGTGCCGCTTAAAGCACGCGGATTTTCACAGCTTCGACTAGCATGTGCAAGGTGGGGGAGATGTTTTTCCCTCAGAAATAATTTGCCCATACTGTCTAAAGCATGTGGTTACGAAGCCCAAAACAGCCTTCGCTCACCCCTAACCACCACGAACTCTCGAGGGAGACGTTTTTTCAAAGCCCGACAGCCGAAGCCAACAAAAACAGCCGTCACACATAAAGCAAGTGCAGGAAACCGCAAAAAAGAAGACAGCAGAACAAACACAGCGACTATTTACATAAGATCAATAGTATCTTCCCTAACTAAGATATCGTTCGTCACAGTTCAGATACTCCTAGCACCGCTAGCGTTCAAAAACTCGGCAACACTCGCATACGGGTGGGCGAAGCTGAAATGCTCCCAATCTATCCAAAGCGCAGCAACACCATCGCGCCCGACCCGAAGCGGCGCCACAAAAATTGTTTGACCTGCCGGCACAACCGCCTGGCCAGGGTGGGAATATTTACATTAGAATTCACATCACAAAATAACAAGTTCATTTCGTAAAGACTGCAGTCCTAAACCTTCGGGTTatcttcctcctcgtcctcatctCCAGCTTGACCCGATGTCCCAGTAAGTTCTCCAGGCTCCACACCCTCGTTGACAATTCCCTTCGCGGCCTCACGCGCTCACTTGGACTACAGAACAAGCAGTTAGAAAATGATCAATAAACAAAGCGAAACCAAAGAGTATCACCCTCACCTCTTCAAGGCGCTGGCGAGCTGTGTCTCGTACAATTTGATGCCCAGCTGACAGCCAAAACCTTCGCATAAAAGCCTTTTTCACAGCCTGAATGCGGCTGGAACAAGCTTGCAACTCCGAAGATTCGGGAAATTGATACCCAGCGTCCGCAATCTTGCTCATATCTTGGCAACCTTCGTGCTCGAGCAACGCAAAAGCGTTCTCGCATGAGACAACAGCAGAATTTTCAGAAATGTTCGTCAGGATATTCCCAAGGACAGCAAGCTCTTGGAGCATCCAATCCAGCAAACCAGAAACTCCCAGACCTTTGGACCTCGCCAAAGGCTCAGGCTCAGATCCGAAGGTCGCAAGAGCGTCCTTGTAAGCCTCATAGATGGCATCACTTTTCTCATTAATTTCATCAGTCGCATCAGTTAGCAACTGCATGTTCTCTTGAGCTTCTTCCTGTAGCTTCTCAATCTGCTTGTCTTTCTTCGAGCACTCAACAAAAAGTTGAACAGCAAGGCCTTCAGCCTTTTTAACATTGTCAACCCCCTTGACGATCTCCTGCCGCAAACATTCGATGGTTTCCTCCCTTGAGTCCAGCTCTTTCTGTGCCTCCACAAGAGCAATATCCTGACCTCTAACCTTCTCCTCCAGATCCTCAATCTGTTTCTTGCGAAGATCATCAAGATTCTGAAGTATGGCGATCTCCTTCTTTAATCGGTCATTTTCGGTCACCAACTTAAGTATTTCAGCTGAACCTTTGAGCATTTTGTCCGACTTGGCTTTCGCCCTTCGAAGCAAAACCCTTCCGGCCACAAGAGCCTTCGCGTTCATCGCCACAACAACTCGGCCAAGATCACCAGTACCATAAGCCTCGAGTTCCTTCTGAAAACCTACAAAAAGCACAGCCGTTACACAACCTACCACACACATTTCAccaaagcaaacaaaattacCTTCGACATCAAAGAGCTCCTTCTCCAACTGCTGCCCTTCCACAGGCGAGGCGGTCTGTGATGGTAAAGGAACCTCCGTGGACCCAAACTCGATCTCGTGGTTCAGCGTCGCCATCATGGTGGCAACATCTACTTCACGAACCCAAGGAAGATAAGGGTCAATATCAGGCCCTTGAAAATTAAtaggacgaggaagaagaatcCCACCTAGATCATTGAAGCAATATTGTCCTTCATCACGTGAATCATCGCCCATCAGCCCCGCTTCCGCCCTCGCAAAACCTTCGTGAGTTTCAGCAGCAACATCAACAGCAGCATCAGTCTTCTCGCCAGAACCTCCCGGCGCCTCCGAAGGCTGCGCACTAGAAGTTGCAGCCGGCACAAAGGCAACCCTCGCGTCAACCTTCGAGGGCACAGGATCAGACCTGTCACCAGCCATGCCAACAGGAACAATAGGGTCTATGGTAGCACCCTCATTATCAAAATCTAACAAGCTAACACTTTTCAGGCTCGCACCGCTCGACGGGTTAAGCTTCACGACCACGTCACCAACACTGTCCGGGCCTGAAAAGGGAGACCCAAACTGATCAAGATAAAGCTCCATAGATCCCCCCGAAGGGTAGAAAGACTCATGGTCTCCTCTAGTTCCCGCAAAAAAGACTCACTACACATCTCACGACTAGAAACACCCGAAGGTACCGAGTCATGTGGTTACCTTTCTTCGACGTAACCTTCGGAGAAGGGCGAGGCGGCCTTGTCGCCAAAACCATCGGGGTAGCCTTCGAAGAGCCAGCAGCATCAACAGAAGAAACCTTTCTCTTCTTTGCGGCGGGCTCCTCACTCGAACCCCCTTGCTCCTCTTCTCTGGTTTTTCAAGCTCCTCCCGATCCACATATTTCACACCCATAACAACTAAAGACCGATTTACTCGGCAACTATCGGGACAGCAAAGTACAAAAGATTCATATTCCTTCGACAAGTACGGCCCAGCCAGTTCGGCCGCCCTCCGTTCAATCCCCGCCACAATAGCCTCGTCCGTCTCCCCGGGCGGCTTGACCAGATCAACCTTCGGGAAGGGAAGGGCTTCCTTTGAGGCACGAACCTTAACCTTCACAAAGGAATTTGGGCCCCAACTAGCTGACAAAGGCTAGATCTTCGCACAAACAAACTCCTCAATCAAGTCCCTGCCACTAATCAGCACCGCAGCCTTCGAGAACGCGTCCAAGCAATCCTTGTACCCAATACCAGACCTCCGGAACTCCGCCTGACTAATGTGCTCAACCATGCTAACCTTCGAAGCCAGGGGATAGGAAACCTTAGTTGGGTCCTCAGCACTAGGGAAAGCAACTTTGGCATAAAACCAAAATTGTGCCCAGTCGTCATCCCATCTATTCTTCTGACAGTACGAGAGCTGCAGTCGGTCAATCTTCAACGATCTGTTAGCCCTACGAGACACGAAGGTGCAGCACCCGCTCTGAGCGCTGAAAGCATCATCTTCGTCCTCGAATCTAACCTTCCGACCTTGAGGATGAAGCTCGTACATGCGGAAGAATGTGTCAACCGAAATGGGCCCTCTGAAAGACTTCACGGCCCAGAAAAATATTGACAGCATGACAAAAGCAATTGGCGTCAACTGATGAATCTTCACCTTGAAATGAGCGAGTATCTCTGGAACCTTCGGGTCAAGAGGAAAACGCAGCCCGGCGACAAAGAAGTCACGGAACACTACACACTCCCCATCTCGAGGGTCTGGCGTCTCCTCACCTTGAGGTGGGCGACAAACTCCCGAAGGAAAGTACCCACGCTCAACATACGACTCAATAAGAGCCGTAGACATGAGCGAAGGTCCAAACCTCAGAGTCGGGGCAGGCTTCTCCTTCTTCATCAGCTTCGAAGGATCGCCGTCCACGTTCGACTAGGATTTTTCCCCCTCCGAAAGATGCTCCGCCTCTTCGGACGAAGCAGCACCTTCGGTAATGTCTTTGGCAGTAATCTTAACTCTAGCCATTCCTGCGGCAGCACACAACACCAGTAAAGAAAACATACAAACGGTGCAGACAACGCGAAGCTCTCCCGGCTTGCAGATCACAAAGCCAAGTTGCTGAAGCAAAAAGCTCGAAGCTCCCGGCAAATCACAGCACTCCACGTGGCAAGCTCAAAAATCCGGCAGAGCTTCGCTACAATCAGAAGGCGTGAAAGCGACGCCTCACCCCCCACCCCAACTTATATAAGGGGGTGAAAGTGAATAGTAACAGTAACGTTAAAATTGAGAAAGATACCAAACGTCACCCAATGAAAAATCGACACATATATAAAAGTTACCTTCGGCTCGTCCCAACCTCCGACGGAGGGAGACGTTTTTTGGTTGCAGGTGATAGAGGCTTCGAGGGTTCGGCCCGTCGGAGTCGGCCCTCGCccgcgaggggctactgttggggatcaaTACCGCGCATACCGGAGGTTGCCCTAGACTGCAGGACGGAAGCCGAAGGTACCGAAGGTCTCAAGAGCCCGGAGGTCACCCTCCCAGCCGAAGGTCAAGTGATGTGGCCGAAGGTCTTCGGATGAAACCAAAGGTTCTCGAAGCCCGAAGGTCACTCCGAAGACCCGAAGCCTTAGGGACTCTCCAAAGAATCAAGAGGGCTCCCGAAGGTCCGGAGCTAATCCGAAGGTTACAGAGGACCTTCGGGATAGCGTCCCGAGCACGAATCGGATAGAGTAGACAACTTGTACATTCCAACCTGTAAAATGACCTACGGCCCGGGAGATTCGAAGAATATTCTGAGCAGGTAGGGGTatttgttgacgcaaaaatcaacgcATTGGAATCTGAGGGCACCATTCGCCAAGCCTCAGAATGcagaccaagcgtgccagtcaatttgacctgtaaattgagtGTATCGTCTGGATTTCCGAATTACTCTTACGCAgggtatcggcaaggctctgccgatacagaaggcAACAAAAGATCGTGTAAGATGAGCGTATGATAAAAGCGATCTACTATggatcggcaatgagctgccgatACCGATGAGCAAccagacggctagatctaaaagccgacacgtgtcaggtaacaatgtacaaacccacgaatgtatggatctggacaagGCTAAGTTTATGATTCAATCTAATCGACTTTACAAGGTTTAACGTGATAAATAAGGAGCTTACaaccgattaaacagatcactaaaccgggtagtttgtgaattaatctaaacgagaaaacagtgATGCGCCCAGAGATCAAAGTTTAGATAAAtttgataaattttgaatagatctgaacgaagctaCAGAGATGCGCTCGGAAGCTagagctcagatttactcggtaaacgaaaacttaccagcaaaccaagtcgctcgaatgtgagacttCTTtaatcagcttgaaagaacatgtggaaagaaaaagatggcgaagtcgccgccgaaaaagtaaattgcaagtagagtaaagttttgtttgttggatgtgtatcaatctttacaatagctcgggggttcatatttataccccacgctaacacaatactagccgattacggcaaaatATTAATTCTATCTAAAGAAACTTATTATAATAAACAGAAAATACCGCCTTCTAATCTGAGACTGTCCCGTATCAAAATTTGCCTAGAAAACACTGAGACGCCTTATCGGTACTAAACTGCGCCCGATCTTTATCTTCCATGCACCATCGTTATTTCAACATGCCTTCCTTTCTTCTACCGATTCTTTGACACGTGCcgaaaaacggtgtcaacagtaTTGAGGTCATTATTTAATAaaggttgggggtataaatactccTAACCAACCTGTACTCGACACGTGTTTTATATAAGGGCGAAACTCTGTTGTTTTGGTCAGTGCCACCTTCGTATATATATTTTGCTTGGGTTGTAAGGAGGTGAAGAACCCCACAAGCACGCGGAATAGTAGTGAATTCTACGTGGTACCAAAAGCTGTGCGCCGTCACTCCCCGACAGTGGGACACACCACACCGTTTTGCTGCTGATGTTGATCTGGATTTGGCCTGGCCCTCTCGTAGATGACCAATTGACCACGAACCCTGTGCCGTCCTCACGAACCGTCCTGCCGAAACGCCGTTACGCTCGCACATAAGAGAGCGTCGGAGTCGGGCTCCCTTGCCTTCCcagcgtctctctctctctctcttcccccaCGATCCCGATCGCGAGCGGACGCGCGGCCTCCCCCTCTCCAGAACGCCCGTCCCCCCCGCCGCGCAGAGCGGATCGAGCGCGCGCGAATGGACGAGTGGCGCTGCCGGCGGCACccgcccctgccgggcggcggcgtgtgCCCGCACTGCCTCCGcgaccgcctcctccgcctctgccccgagtgcgcgtgcgcgcggccctgcgcctgctcctcctccggcgcgtcctccccgtcgtcctcctcgtcccccggcgccggcgcggccgaccGGCCGCGCAGCCTCGCCGAGCGGGAGCGCCGGGtcgcgcgctcgcgctccgtCGTCGCCgcacacagcgccgccgccgccgaccggggGCGGACCAGGTCCGGGGTCTGGGGCTGGGTGTCGTTCCGgaagccgccgcagccgccgacgccggacgccgccgcggggtGCAAGGACGTGGAGCAGGAGTACGACGACGCGGTGGCGCTGACGCGGTCGAGGTCGGTGTCGGCGGACCCCGCGGCCGCGGAGCCGAAGGCGGCGGGCCCGCCCAAGG from Panicum virgatum strain AP13 chromosome 7N, P.virgatum_v5, whole genome shotgun sequence includes the following:
- the LOC120681302 gene encoding uncharacterized protein LOC120681302, which translates into the protein MDEWRCRRHPPLPGGGVCPHCLRDRLLRLCPECACARPCACSSSGASSPSSSSSPGAGAADRPRSLAERERRVARSRSVVAAHSAAAADRGRTRSGVWGWVSFRKPPQPPTPDAAAGCKDVEQEYDDAVALTRSRSVSADPAAAEPKAAGPPKAGGWGRLIPGRIKALRNRKYRGGGGGGGGDWRDSAR